In one Desertibacillus haloalkaliphilus genomic region, the following are encoded:
- a CDS encoding helix-turn-helix domain-containing protein: MVNRRGTVTKYNRIRESRKSNRLKATLIAEKLGVSLQYYYDLEKGKRNLSADIAVKLSNIFGVSTDYLLGMSDIPKCDDGCLHSMIDEHIYLSNFKRVTRNVVGEKVYELIMIEMEIED; encoded by the coding sequence TTGGTTAACAGAAGAGGTACGGTCACAAAGTATAACCGAATCAGAGAATCACGAAAGTCCAATCGGTTGAAGGCTACTCTAATCGCTGAAAAGTTAGGTGTTTCACTTCAATATTATTATGACTTGGAAAAAGGTAAGAGGAATTTGAGTGCTGATATCGCCGTAAAGTTATCTAACATTTTTGGCGTTTCTACAGATTATTTATTAGGCATGTCAGATATACCCAAATGTGATGATGGATGTCTACATTCGATGATCGATGAACATATATATTTATCGAATTTTAAAAGGGTTACAAGGAACGTAGTTGGCGAGAAAGTCTATGAATTGATCATGATAGAAATGGAGATCGAGGATTAA
- the ssb gene encoding single-stranded DNA-binding protein, with amino-acid sequence MINRVCLVGRLTKDPELKYTPNGVAVANFVLAVNRPFSNQQGERDADFIQIVVWRKQAENAAQFLKKGNLAGVDGRIQTRSYENNEGRRVFVVEVVAESVQFLEPKGSNGQHGNNNQGGLSPSGNHDPFANSGGPIDIGDADLPF; translated from the coding sequence ATGATTAATCGTGTTTGTTTAGTAGGTAGATTGACGAAAGACCCAGAGCTGAAATACACACCAAACGGGGTTGCTGTTGCTAATTTCGTATTAGCTGTAAACCGTCCATTTTCGAATCAGCAGGGTGAACGTGATGCTGATTTTATTCAAATTGTAGTATGGCGTAAACAAGCTGAAAATGCTGCTCAATTCCTTAAAAAAGGAAATTTAGCAGGTGTAGACGGTCGAATCCAGACGCGTTCTTATGAAAATAATGAAGGGCGTCGAGTGTTTGTTGTCGAGGTGGTTGCTGAAAGTGTACAATTCCTTGAACCAAAAGGAAGTAACGGACAGCATGGTAATAATAATCAAGGTGGTCTGAGTCCAAGCGGCAATCACGATCCATTTGCTAATAGTGGTGGACCGATTGACATTGGTGATGCTGATTTGCCTTTTTGA
- a CDS encoding DUF6018 family natural product bioysynthesis protein: protein MSFSLKNLSKGPFLRSKNLFGKGVCVMSALKQEVKSLLIEGKFARRKFAEITIGSKGETVYFDCKTKDRTKAIKEVDRFIDCMKKEYGKESTIIWKFRDEDIYYMGTSEDHKKPFATRVKEQFLDFFDLR from the coding sequence ATGTCTTTTTCTTTAAAGAATCTTTCCAAGGGGCCTTTTTTGCGTTCAAAAAATCTTTTTGGAAAGGGTGTATGTGTGATGAGTGCTTTAAAACAAGAGGTAAAGTCATTATTAATTGAGGGGAAATTTGCTAGAAGGAAATTTGCTGAAATTACAATTGGGTCAAAAGGTGAAACAGTCTATTTTGATTGTAAAACGAAAGATCGAACAAAAGCCATTAAGGAAGTTGATCGATTTATCGATTGTATGAAAAAAGAGTATGGAAAAGAATCAACGATTATTTGGAAATTTCGAGATGAAGATATCTATTATATGGGGACGTCAGAGGATCACAAAAAGCCTTTTGCGACTCGTGTAAAAGAGCAGTTTCTCGATTTTTTCGACTTAAGGTAA